One genomic segment of Lampris incognitus isolate fLamInc1 chromosome 2, fLamInc1.hap2, whole genome shotgun sequence includes these proteins:
- the zhx3a gene encoding zinc fingers and homeoboxes protein 3 isoform X1 — translation MASKRKSTVPCMIPSKSKHMREEIILGCLPELLPTIPEDSILSISGQDSGHFPHNSSKIDGSYLQHRGGTYSCQTCRFESRDLNYFLDHMHNCHADFRAKPTFYCLNCGVSVVRFEALALHNTKAHPEIMEGLITASLQVNKRDGLTTVEQSLFTDSGEAYRESGLSLTKTPIAKMMKAKGEHKKIVVSHTVEVRKIDLRKEVDLSMLTNVPELQNGALIVSGVPAMPRTTVTNVNTTTVSNQVFHQRTPSVYTSPTSDSNKDLPKVMIPLSSIPTYDAAMDTSSFLKTSFGKFPYPTKAELCYLTVVSEFPEEQIKLWFTAQRLKQGISWSPEEIEEARRKMFNTIFQGGAPRKQPSTQHQISHIVTHHTIAAQPAQSCPVGPNYQMAKVPYGSLKGMSPAGVIATKASMSSNPQVTRVSYSAPVVHPKFQSVVRTQVPNKNTLTTLEPDKSNGLGLDMAGTSGCVGSTSSSRSSSSSSSCSSSSSISSYSSSSNGGETLTRKTGNSNSPNNTINSIITCSTNISNNDEHCIANSNNKPNGKINSIPVGLEAFNSNKSKVIIDNTSKSNISYNNHNSSISPQEQLHVTKADDDGNNNYIYMTKNGSISSNCPSTTCNESVPNLNHASKSPNESTSTTVITKSSSSSSVSVIDEAKCTKNFSTKGMSILQQLIKEEDSNEGDKNCREQKVDPIKINLKRLKMNEPEVKSGAEVVPHHLKPEMAEIHTSQPSFSPHWATKTPQQLHILQQVFSNTHWPSSQQYKELSVMTGLPKSEVVRWFSDSRYSHKNGQLKWLENYQCPPQDSDEAKTCGDGDIEMPQDPLKAQRKLVEQEMNKHLEGEAGLNSEQRGVWQDTYSPLLSLMNSEETGEQGRAGESVQPRALQDPWSERAEDHQQPVASQSFIEQQSDTSQARDRLRMELLEV, via the exons ATGGCCAGTAAGAGAAAATCTACTGTACCCTGCATGATACCATCCAAATCCAAACACATGCGTGAGGAGATTATACTGGGCTGTCTACCAGAACTCCTACCAACAATCCCAGAGGATagcatactcagcatctctgGACAAGACTCGGGCCATTTCCCCCACAACTCCTCCAAAATTGATGGTAGTTATTTGCAGCACAGAGGAGGAACTTATAGCTGTCAAACCTGCCGTTTTGAGTCCAGAGACCTAAACTACTTTTTGGAtcacatgcacaactgccatgCAGACTTCAGGGCCAAGCCAACATTCTACTGCCTGAACTGTGGGGTGTCAGTGGTACGATTCGAGGCCCTGGCTTTGCATAACACTAAAGCCCACCCTGAAATAATGGAAGGTTTGATCACTGCCTCCCTTCAGGTCAACAAAAGAGATGGGTTGACCACCGTGGAGCAAAGTCTCTTTACAGACAGTGGAGAGGCCTACAGAGAATCTGGGCTTTCCCTTACCAAAACACCCATTGCAAAGATGATGAAGGCCAAGGGGGAACACAAAAAGATAGTGGTTTCCCACACTGTGGAGGTACGGAAGATAGATCTCAGAAAAGAGGTAGACCTTAGCATGTTGACAAATGTGCCTGAACTCCAGAACGGGGCTCTCATTGTTTCTGGTGTCCCAGCTATGCCGAGGACCACTGTCACTAATGTGAATACAACGACAGTGTCCAATCAGGTCTTTCACCAGCGCACTCCCTCCGTTTACACCTCTCCCACTTCCGATTCCAATAAAGACCTTCCAAAGGTGATGATCCCACTAAGCAGCATCCCCACATATGATGCTGCCATGGACACCAGCAGCTTTCTCAAGACCTCCTTTGGCAAATTCCCCTACCCAACCAAAGCCGAACTCTGCTATCTAACAGTGGTCTCCGAGTTCCCCGAAGAGCAGATCAAACTGTGGTTTACTGCCCAGAGGCtcaaacagggaataagctggtCTCCTGAGGAGATTGAAGAGGCCAGAAGGAAGATGTTTAATACCATCTTCCAAGGAGGAGCACCTCGAAAACAGCCCTCCACACAACATCAAATCAGTCACATTGTAACCCACCACACTATTGCCGCCCAGCCAGCCCAGTCATGCCCAGTGGGACCAAACTACCAGATGGCTAAAGTTCCTTATGGCAGTTTGAAAGGTATGAGCCCTGCTGGAGTCATAGCTACAAAGGCAAGCATGTCAAGCAACCCCCAGGTCACCAGAGTCTCATATTCTGCCCCAGTTGTCCACCCAAAGTTCCAATCTGTTGTCAGAACACAGGTACCAAACAAGAATACTCTAACCACCCTGGAGCCAGACAAGAGCAATGGCCTGGGCTTGGACATGGCTGGAACCAGCGGTTGTGTCGGTAGCACTAGCAGCAGTcgaagcagcagtagcagcagtagttgcagtagtagcagcagcattaGCAGTTATtccagtagtagtaatggtggtgaGACTCTGACGAGGAAAACCGGGAACAGCAACAGCCCAAATAACACGATCAACAGCATCATCACTTGCTCCACCAACATTAGCAATAATGATGAGCACTGCATTGCTAACAGCAACAATAAACCAAATGGGAAAATTAACAGTATACCAGTAGGACTGGAGGCTTTCAACAGTAACAAGAGTAAAGTGATCATTGATAACACCAGCAAATCCAATATCAGCTATAACAATCATAACAGCAGCATCAGTCCACAGGAGCAGCTCCACGTCACAAAGGCGGATGATGATGGCAACAACAACTATATTTACATGACCAAAAATGGCAGTATTAGCAGTAACTGCCCCAGCACTACTTGTAATGAAAGTGTCCCTAACCTGAATCATGCCAGCAAATCCCCAAATGAAAGCACCAGCACCACTGTCATTAcaaaaagcagcagcagcagcagcgtatCTGTGATAGATGAGGCTAAATGTACTAAGAACTTTTCTACAAAAGGCATGTCAATCTTACAGCAACTCATTAAGGAGGAGGACTCCAATGAAGGTGACAAGAACTGTCGAGAGCAAAAAGTTGACCCCATCAAGATCAATTTAAAGAGGCTTAAGATGAATGAACCAGAGGTGAAATCTGGTGCTGAGGTAGTACCTCACCATCTCAAGCCGGAGATGGCTGAGATACATACTTCTCAGCCATCGTTCTCTCCCCACTGGGCCACAAAGACCCCTCAGCAGCTGCACATCCTCCAGCAGGTGTTCTCTAACACCCACTGGCCCAGCAGCCAGCAGTACAAGGAGCTAAGTGTCATGACAGGGCTGCCCAAGTCAGAGGTGGTGCGTTGGTTCAGTGACAGCCGCTACAGCCACAAGAATGGCCAGCTGAAGTGGCTAGAAAACTACCAGTGCCCACCACAAGATTCGGATGAAGCAAAGACATGCGGAGATGGTGACATCGAGATGCCACAGGACCCTTTGAAGGCTCAAAGGAAACTCGTGGAGCAGGAAATGAATAAGCACCTTGAAGGAGAAGCAGGACTGAACTCGGAGCAGCGAGGGGTGTGGCAGGATACATACTCACCGCTGTTGAGCCTGATGAATTCAGAGGAGACTGGAGAGCAAGGGAGAGCTGGGGAGTCTGTGCAACCAAGAGCTTTGCAGGATCCCTGGTCAGAGAGAGCAGAGGACCACCAGCAGCCAGTGGCGAGTCAATCATTCATTGAGCAACAGAGTGACACCAGCCAGGCCAG GGATCGCCTGAGAATGGAGCTGCTGGAGGTGTGA
- the zhx3a gene encoding zinc fingers and homeoboxes protein 3 isoform X2 has translation MASKRKSTVPCMIPSKSKHMREEIILGCLPELLPTIPEDSILSISGQDSGHFPHNSSKIDGSYLQHRGGTYSCQTCRFESRDLNYFLDHMHNCHADFRAKPTFYCLNCGVSVVRFEALALHNTKAHPEIMEGLITASLQVNKRDGLTTVEQSLFTDSGEAYRESGLSLTKTPIAKMMKAKGEHKKIVVSHTVEVRKIDLRKEVDLSMLTNVPELQNGALIVSGVPAMPRTTVTNVNTTTVSNQVFHQRTPSVYTSPTSDSNKDLPKVMIPLSSIPTYDAAMDTSSFLKTSFGKFPYPTKAELCYLTVVSEFPEEQIKLWFTAQRLKQGISWSPEEIEEARRKMFNTIFQGGAPRKQPSTQHQISHIVTHHTIAAQPAQSCPVGPNYQMAKVPYGSLKGMSPAGVIATKASMSSNPQVTRVSYSAPVVHPKFQSVVRTQVPNKNTLTTLEPDKSNGLGLDMAGTSGCVGSTSSSRSSSSSSSCSSSSSISSYSSSSNGGETLTRKTGNSNSPNNTINSIITCSTNISNNDEHCIANSNNKPNGKINSIPVGLEAFNSNKSKVIIDNTSKSNISYNNHNSSISPQEQLHVTKADDDGNNNYIYMTKNGSISSNCPSTTCNESVPNLNHASKSPNESTSTTVITKSSSSSSVSVIDEAKCTKNFSTKGMSILQQLIKEEDSNEGDKNCREQKVDPIKINLKRLKMNEPEVKSGAEVVPHHLKPEMAEIHTSQPSFSPHWATKTPQQLHILQQVFSNTHWPSSQQYKELSVMTGLPKSEVVRWFSDSRYSHKNGQLKWLENYQCPPQDSDEAKTCGDGDIEMPQDPLKAQRKLVEQEMNKHLEGEAGLNSEQRGVWQDTYSPLLSLMNSEETGEQGRAGESVQPRALQDPWSERAEDHQQPVASQSFIEQQSDTSQAR, from the coding sequence ATGGCCAGTAAGAGAAAATCTACTGTACCCTGCATGATACCATCCAAATCCAAACACATGCGTGAGGAGATTATACTGGGCTGTCTACCAGAACTCCTACCAACAATCCCAGAGGATagcatactcagcatctctgGACAAGACTCGGGCCATTTCCCCCACAACTCCTCCAAAATTGATGGTAGTTATTTGCAGCACAGAGGAGGAACTTATAGCTGTCAAACCTGCCGTTTTGAGTCCAGAGACCTAAACTACTTTTTGGAtcacatgcacaactgccatgCAGACTTCAGGGCCAAGCCAACATTCTACTGCCTGAACTGTGGGGTGTCAGTGGTACGATTCGAGGCCCTGGCTTTGCATAACACTAAAGCCCACCCTGAAATAATGGAAGGTTTGATCACTGCCTCCCTTCAGGTCAACAAAAGAGATGGGTTGACCACCGTGGAGCAAAGTCTCTTTACAGACAGTGGAGAGGCCTACAGAGAATCTGGGCTTTCCCTTACCAAAACACCCATTGCAAAGATGATGAAGGCCAAGGGGGAACACAAAAAGATAGTGGTTTCCCACACTGTGGAGGTACGGAAGATAGATCTCAGAAAAGAGGTAGACCTTAGCATGTTGACAAATGTGCCTGAACTCCAGAACGGGGCTCTCATTGTTTCTGGTGTCCCAGCTATGCCGAGGACCACTGTCACTAATGTGAATACAACGACAGTGTCCAATCAGGTCTTTCACCAGCGCACTCCCTCCGTTTACACCTCTCCCACTTCCGATTCCAATAAAGACCTTCCAAAGGTGATGATCCCACTAAGCAGCATCCCCACATATGATGCTGCCATGGACACCAGCAGCTTTCTCAAGACCTCCTTTGGCAAATTCCCCTACCCAACCAAAGCCGAACTCTGCTATCTAACAGTGGTCTCCGAGTTCCCCGAAGAGCAGATCAAACTGTGGTTTACTGCCCAGAGGCtcaaacagggaataagctggtCTCCTGAGGAGATTGAAGAGGCCAGAAGGAAGATGTTTAATACCATCTTCCAAGGAGGAGCACCTCGAAAACAGCCCTCCACACAACATCAAATCAGTCACATTGTAACCCACCACACTATTGCCGCCCAGCCAGCCCAGTCATGCCCAGTGGGACCAAACTACCAGATGGCTAAAGTTCCTTATGGCAGTTTGAAAGGTATGAGCCCTGCTGGAGTCATAGCTACAAAGGCAAGCATGTCAAGCAACCCCCAGGTCACCAGAGTCTCATATTCTGCCCCAGTTGTCCACCCAAAGTTCCAATCTGTTGTCAGAACACAGGTACCAAACAAGAATACTCTAACCACCCTGGAGCCAGACAAGAGCAATGGCCTGGGCTTGGACATGGCTGGAACCAGCGGTTGTGTCGGTAGCACTAGCAGCAGTcgaagcagcagtagcagcagtagttgcagtagtagcagcagcattaGCAGTTATtccagtagtagtaatggtggtgaGACTCTGACGAGGAAAACCGGGAACAGCAACAGCCCAAATAACACGATCAACAGCATCATCACTTGCTCCACCAACATTAGCAATAATGATGAGCACTGCATTGCTAACAGCAACAATAAACCAAATGGGAAAATTAACAGTATACCAGTAGGACTGGAGGCTTTCAACAGTAACAAGAGTAAAGTGATCATTGATAACACCAGCAAATCCAATATCAGCTATAACAATCATAACAGCAGCATCAGTCCACAGGAGCAGCTCCACGTCACAAAGGCGGATGATGATGGCAACAACAACTATATTTACATGACCAAAAATGGCAGTATTAGCAGTAACTGCCCCAGCACTACTTGTAATGAAAGTGTCCCTAACCTGAATCATGCCAGCAAATCCCCAAATGAAAGCACCAGCACCACTGTCATTAcaaaaagcagcagcagcagcagcgtatCTGTGATAGATGAGGCTAAATGTACTAAGAACTTTTCTACAAAAGGCATGTCAATCTTACAGCAACTCATTAAGGAGGAGGACTCCAATGAAGGTGACAAGAACTGTCGAGAGCAAAAAGTTGACCCCATCAAGATCAATTTAAAGAGGCTTAAGATGAATGAACCAGAGGTGAAATCTGGTGCTGAGGTAGTACCTCACCATCTCAAGCCGGAGATGGCTGAGATACATACTTCTCAGCCATCGTTCTCTCCCCACTGGGCCACAAAGACCCCTCAGCAGCTGCACATCCTCCAGCAGGTGTTCTCTAACACCCACTGGCCCAGCAGCCAGCAGTACAAGGAGCTAAGTGTCATGACAGGGCTGCCCAAGTCAGAGGTGGTGCGTTGGTTCAGTGACAGCCGCTACAGCCACAAGAATGGCCAGCTGAAGTGGCTAGAAAACTACCAGTGCCCACCACAAGATTCGGATGAAGCAAAGACATGCGGAGATGGTGACATCGAGATGCCACAGGACCCTTTGAAGGCTCAAAGGAAACTCGTGGAGCAGGAAATGAATAAGCACCTTGAAGGAGAAGCAGGACTGAACTCGGAGCAGCGAGGGGTGTGGCAGGATACATACTCACCGCTGTTGAGCCTGATGAATTCAGAGGAGACTGGAGAGCAAGGGAGAGCTGGGGAGTCTGTGCAACCAAGAGCTTTGCAGGATCCCTGGTCAGAGAGAGCAGAGGACCACCAGCAGCCAGTGGCGAGTCAATCATTCATTGAGCAACAGAGTGACACCAGCCAGGCCAGGTAA